One region of Miscanthus floridulus cultivar M001 chromosome 19, ASM1932011v1, whole genome shotgun sequence genomic DNA includes:
- the LOC136529943 gene encoding SKP1-like protein 1, with translation MAAAADSGGDGGTSSGEKTIVLVSSDNSARFEVREAAALLSQTVRRMIDEAGADASGDGITLPDVDAKTLAKVLEYCNKHAPASSSSSAAEAAPPAEGEEDLERFDREFVRVDMGTLYSLVTAASYLKIEGLLNLTCQTIADMIKGKTPEQIRKTLGITSEFTPEEEDEARRENAWAF, from the coding sequence ATGGCTGCCGCGGCGGACtctggcggcgacggcggcaccAGCAGCGGGGAGAAGACGATCGTGCTCGTCAGCTCAGACAACAGCGCGCGCTTCGAGGTGAGGGAGGCGGCGGCGTTGCTGTCGCAGACCGTGCGCCGCATGATCGACGAGGCCGGAGCCGACGCTAGCGGCGACGGTATCACACTCCCCGACGTCGACGCAAAGACCCTAGCCAAGGTGCTCGAGTACTGCAACAAGCACGCCCCCGCGAGCTCGAGCTCTTCCGCGGCGGAGGCCGCCCCGCCGGCCGAGGGCGAGGAGGACCTAGAGCGCTTCGACAGGGAGTTCGTGCGCGTCGACATGGGCACGCTCTACTCGCTCGTCACGGCCGCTAGTTACCTCAAGATCGAGGGCCTGCTGAACCTCACCTGCCAGACCATCGCCGACATGATCAAGGGCAAGACGCCGGAGCAGATAAGAAAGACGCTCGGGATCACGAGCGAATTCACgcccgaggaggaggacgaggcgcgcCGCGAGAATGCCTGGGCCTTCTAG
- the LOC136526701 gene encoding uncharacterized protein — MLAKFRPLMATAAKARAPPAVTASTAAAAVVEREEHVHYKHTDACHQLRWTAKESYEYMYARPWSWVVDFYAELVRAGAGAAGLAKLFGKDEKDYTLYTAGENYLTPSEKPTATPSSKDRGGRWERVTFKVVISYHGRSFDGWQKQPGLNTVQGLVEKHLGQFVDERKAKQLEARSLPIEGCAVVAGRTDKGVTALQQVCSFYTWRKDVKSGDLKGAINEAAPDKLKPLHVSEVAREFHPNFAAKWRRYMYIFPLDEDANLILGKAQSSKILENSEHNIKPQSFDVAKVDEILKTLAGKTLSYKMFARDTQASRSVGPPTECFMFHSRAAVAKLHSANEDYKEGMMVMCVELVANRFLRKMVRVLVATAIREAAAGAGDDALLNLMEATDRRATAPPAPPEGLCLVDVGYEDFNKQRCFIVD; from the exons ATGCTCGCCAAGTTCCGTCCCCTCATGGCGACGGCGGCGAAGGCAAGGGCGCCGCCGGCCGTGACGGCTTCcacagcggcggcggcagtggtggAGCGGGAGGAGCACGTGCACTACAAGCACACTGATGCGTGCCACCAACTCCGGTGGACAGCCAA GGAAAGCTATGAGTACATGTACGCGCGGCCGTGGAGCTGGGTGGTCGACTTTTATGCCGAGCTCgtgcgcgccggcgccggcgccgcggggCTCGCCAAGCTATTTGGGAAAGATGAG AAAGATTACACCCTTTATACTGCTGGAGAAAATTATCTAACACCATCAGAAAAACCAACCGCAACTCCTTCCTCCAAAGACCGTGGAGGAAGATGGGAGAGAGTAacatttaaagttgttatttcGTACCATGGGAGGTCGTTTGATGGCTGGCAGAAACAGCCGGGCCTCAATACTGTTCAAGG GTTAGTGGAGAAACATCTTGGACAATTTGTTGATGAGCGAAAAGCTAAACAACTTGAAGCAAGATCTTTGCCAATAGAAGGCTGTGCAGTTGTTGCTGGGCGCACTGACAAAGGGGTGACTGCTCTTCAGCAAGTTTGCTCATTTT atACATGGAGAAAGGATGTGAAATCTGGAGATCTAAAAGGTGCAATAAATGAGGCTGCTCCAGATAAACTAAAACCTTTGCATGTGTCAGAG GTTGCACGTGAGTTTCATCCTAATTTTGCAGCGAAATGGAGGAGGTACATGTATATTTTTCCTCTTGATGAGGATGCTAACTTGATCTTAGGGAAAGCACAGTCCTCAAAAATACTAGAGAATTCTGAACACAACATAAAACCTCAAAGCTTTGATGTGGCTAAGGTTGACGAAATTCTTAAAACTCTTGCTGGAAAGACATTATCCTACAAGATGTTTGCACGTGATACGCAAGCTTCACGAAGTGT TGGCCCACCTACAGAATGTTTCATGTTCCATTCCCGAGCTGCAGTGGCCAAACTACATTCTGCTAATGAG GATTACAAAGAAGGTATGATGGTCATGTGTGTTGAGCTAGTTGCGAACAGGTTTCTACGCAAG ATGGTCAGGGTTCTTGTTGCCACTGCCATAAGAGaggctgctgctggtgctggtgaCGATGCTTTGCTGAACCTAATGGAAGCCACTGACAGGCGAGCCACAGCACCTCCGGCACCGCCAGAGGGCCTCTGCCTCGTAGATGTTGGTTACGAAGATTTTAATAAACAGAGGTGCTTCATAGTTGATTAA
- the LOC136526700 gene encoding probable serine/threonine-protein kinase PBL17 has protein sequence MGGCFSQEEHRLQSRPAEAAGPDGTRKSKSDSKVIASVLAPPKDVVDLQVEGYGNVNIFTYDELRAATKNFRPDQILGEGGFGVVYKGVIDENVRAGFPSRQVAVKELNPEGFQGDKEWLAEVNYLGQLSHPNLVELIGYCCEGSHRLLVYEYMACGSLEKHLFRRVCLNMPWSTRMKIALGAARGLEYLHGAERSIIYRDFKTSNILLDADYNAKLSDFGLARTGPSGDQTHVSTRVMGTYGYAAPEYVMTGHLTARSDVYGFGVVLLEMIIGRRAVDKSRPSREHNLVDWARPVLVHNRKLFRIIDPRMEGQYSTKAAIEVASLAYRCLSQNPKGRPTMSQVVEIFEAVQNMPECQDILLQNSITGAVTLYEVPKEPADRVELEKAKQEPAVKTAAMPPVNGKPVPQSRRTRPGNGRSKSEPSLECKLYIPSPDSDGQQLGLEAFASPNGSIKDPPDEDLYKI, from the exons ATGGGCGGATGCTTCTCGCAAGAGGAGCACCGGCTCCAGAGCAGGCCAG CTGAAGCTGCTGGACCAGACGGAACGCGGAAGTCTAAATCCGATTCTAAAGTTATAGCAAGTGTTCTTGCTCCTCCAAAAGATGTGGTGGACCTGCAAGTAGAAGGATATGGAAATGTGAATATTTTCACATATGACGAATTGAGAGCAGCCACAAAAAACTTCCGACCAGATCAAATTCTTGGAGAGGGTGGGTTTGGAGTTGTTTACAAAGGTGTAATTGATGAAAATGTTAGAGCAGGTTTCCCATCCAGACAGGTTGCTGTGAAAGAACTAAACCCAGAGGGCTTTCAAGGAGACAAGGAGTGGCTG GCAGAAGTCAACTATCTTGGGCAACTTAGTCATCCAAATCTCGTTGAACTGATTGGCTATTGCTGTGAGGGTTCACATAGACTGCTTGTCTATGAGTACATGGCTTGTGGAAGCCTCGAAAAGCACCTTTTTCGCC GGGTTTGCCTTAATATGCCATGGTCAACACGCATGAAGATTGCATTGGGTGCTGCAAGGGGGCTCGAATACCTTCACGGAGCTGAGAGATCCATCATTTATCGAGATTTCAAGACATCAAACATCTTGCTAGATGCG GATTACAATGCTAAGCTTTCAGACTTTGGTCTCGCAAGAACAGGTCCTAGTGGAGACCAAACCCATGTGTCAACTCGGGTCATGGGAACTTATGGATATGCAGCTCCAGAATATGTCATGACTG GCCATCTGACGGCACGAAGTGATGTTTATGGCTTTGGAGTTGTGCTTCTAGAGATGATTATTGGAAGAAGGGCTGTGGACAAGAGCCGGCCTAGCCGCGAGCATAACCTAGTTGATTGGGCACGGCCCGTCCTCGTCCATAACAGGAAGCTGTTCCGAATAATCGATCCAAGAATGGAAGGGCAATACTCCACCAAGGCTGCCATTGAGGTGGCAAGCCTTGCATACCGCTGCCTGAGCCAGAATCCCAAAGGACGACCAACCATGAGCCAAGTTGTTGAGATCTTTGAGGCGGTGCAGAACATGCCTGAGTGCCAAGACATACTCCTCCAGAACAGTATCACAGGTGCTGTGACGCTCTACGAGGTCCCAAAGGAGCCTGCAGACAGAGTTGAGTTGGAGAAGGCCAAGCAGGAACCGGCAGTAAAGACTGCTGCAATGCCGCCCGTGAATGGAAAGCCAGTCCCCCAGAGCAGGCGAACACGGCCTGGGAATGGCCGGAGCAAGAGCGAGCCATCGTTGGAGTGTAAGTTGTACATCCCGTCACCAGACTCTGACGGACAGCAGCTCGGCCTGGAGGCATTCGCATCCCCAAATGGAAGCATAAAGGACCCTCCTGATGAGGATTTGTACAAGATATAA